The following proteins are encoded in a genomic region of Cataglyphis hispanica isolate Lineage 1 chromosome 1, ULB_Chis1_1.0, whole genome shotgun sequence:
- the LOC126855786 gene encoding zinc finger protein 62-like isoform X2 translates to MEDEDVVEIGNVENVCRLCLSVDEPRFSVFAQDREEDSSGVPLAVKIQACLSIQISATDRLSTLICTNCVKNVNQWHTYKESCQRSQDKLQEWLATQSQPNPTVITIKDEPMDIDYEDNIEIISEITNNLDQYSSAQTMENEETDNKEVQEIIDETDAEIDAKTDAETDARTDAKVDAHKEDDSETVPSATEMQLDKDQDQMGQQDSTVLRSIKIEPQDDDDTDCTIEVESANGSELLLNPMAVAAKEDTVMEADSTQKSNAASVPPKKKLRRGPHTHFRGTRVFKKKCTHCQIFLHSKHSYMNHMKRFHSKENNGIDNLESISQNDDEEMVEDLEDELVSMEKDSPLTQVQQEIISQLKTFSCYSCEQTFNDRRSTLSHIRQHLPDLRPYTCIACLTEFSDRSMYQLHCGASFECAMKIALVVPKHGNERYFTCNMCLRSMRDRKELLSHLSKHSDKQYEEMMSPARAPPKLKPMAPLPSARSSSDKAQKVVNGPYKNGDPAHNHACDLCGMIYRYRPNMFKHREFCMRLQPENRTSYKCVHCSMTFLVFKKFHTHITVDHKKKEFTCIVCNSKFRSPSDYLTHHENHRAATRGNRQMQEDTSQNEVQIPLKERNRGDAKLAKSRIGGQKYSCALCTQEFSTRSELTEHRNLHLKVKIYSCAICRSMFSSPGALEIHMKDHGIEDPNERNANISCVEYGSLDEDVRIDEKDSMNASAISDPGTQIHECGECGKVLSNYANLRRHTKIAHRNAKIYDCAECSRMFTRKELYDHHMQIKHNSKTMLQCPQCPKSFVFQSNFTYHFRTAHLEKSQNGYACDICGKVFVEEASLKIHKGWHNRANSRLSTRYILSNQKTPDDELQIESVGVEPGENSERPARARKSFPNPPLQSPTTSSEGNFQCQVCNDKFNDVTELRNHLWDVHCARNKPEKNFCNDELQCELCTNVFPDRETLASHMRWHKANPILSDIRKTYSCDVCCKSYSSKKVLWKHKKLHKATVVASIKFQSLARKPMASQFLCNFCRKVFSSGQSLQRHKLNFHSELQNPQRTQQQLYNSNRKLSYEDEPRTKRMKLEIDDDNPPKLPPFAMDFAGERRKSVMCHLCKKMFSNMSVLYKHKQTVHKHRARKDLIFECIPMPTQDGKYSCNICFKEFPGLSNLRQHFTIKHKKGSESGHPSPSGDTLSERPTKESESPAHKSIMFSCKLCKQCHVFNREALMNHITTVHNAVYQADSRTFHREINLGAYVVKGAIGATCPRCNVKYPNNRALKIHYIKFHENAD, encoded by the exons ATTTCAGCCACTGATAGGTTGTCTACGCTGATATGCACGAATTGTGTGAAGAATGTTAATCAATGGCATACCTACAAGGAGTCATGTCAGCGTTCACaggataagctacaagaatggCTGGCAACTCAGTCGCAACCAAATCCTACA GTTATAACAATCAAGGATGAGCCAATGGATATTGATTATGAGGACAATATAGAGATTATCTCAGAAATTACCAATAACTTGGATCAA TATTCATCAGCTCAAACAATGGAAAATGAGGAGACTGATAATAAGGAAGTGCAAGAAATAATAGATGAAACTGATGCAGAAATTGATGCGAAAACTGATGCGGAAACTGACGCAAGAACTGACGCGAAAGTTGATGCACATAAAGAGGATGATTCGGAAACAGTTCCATCTGCCACTGAGATGCAGCTTGACAAAGATCAAGATCAAATGGGTCAGCAGGATTCTACAGTTCTACgttctattaaaattgaacCACAGGATGACGATGATACCGATTGCACTATCGAAGTAGAATCCGCAAACGGcagtgaattattattaaatcctaTGGCGGTTGCCGCGAAGGAAGATACGGTTATGGAGGCTGATTCTACGCAAAAATCTAATGCGGCTAGCGTGCCGCCCAAAAAGAAACTTAGGCGCGGTCCTCATACTCATTTTAGAGGAACGCGtgtctttaaaaagaaatgcacGCATTGTcagatttttttgcattccAAACATTCATACATGAATCACATGAAGAGATTCCACAGTAAGGAAAATAACGGTATCGACAACTTGGAGTCGATATCGCAGAATGACGACGAAGAGATGGTGGAAGATTTAGAAGACGAGTTGGTTAGTATGGAAAAGGACTCGCCACTAACGCAGGTCCAACAGGAGATTATCAGCCAATTGAAAACATTCTCCTGCTATTCCTGTGAGCAGACATTTAACGATCGGCGTAGCACGCTTTCTCATATACGCCAACATTTGCCGGACTTGAGACCGTATACGTGCATTGCTTGCTTGACTGAATTCTCCGATCGGTCCATGTACCAATTACATTGCGGCGCATCTTTTGAGTGCGCTATGAAGATTGCCCTCGTAGTGCCTAAGCATGGTAACGAGCGGTACTTTACATGTAACATGTGCCTACGTTCAATGCGTGACAGAAAAGAATTGCTGAGTCACTTGTCGAAACATTCTGACAAGCAGTACGAGGAAATGATGTCGCCGGCACGTGCGCCACCCAAACTGAAACCAATGGCGCCGTTGCCATCTGCAAGAAGCAGTTCTGATAAAGCGCAGAAAGTCGTCAACGGACCTTATAAGAACGGCGATCCGGCGCACAATCATGCTTGCGATCTATGTGGTATGATTTACAGATATCGACCCAATATGTTTAAGCATCGCGAATTCTGCATGCGGTTGCAGCCCGAGAATAGAACGTCGTACAAGTGCGTGCATTGTTCCATGACGTTCCTCGTGTTTAAGAAGTTCCATACTCACATCACAGTTGAtcacaaaaagaaagagtttACTTGCATCGTGTGCAATTCAAAATTCCGATCGCCCAGCGATTACTTGACTCATCACGAGAACCATCGCGCAGCGACACGCGGCAATCGTCAGATGCAGGAGGATACGTCACAGAACGAAGTTCAGATACCATTGAAGGAACGGAACCGAGGAGACGCCAAGTTGGCCAAGTCGAGAATTGGCGGTCAGAAATACAGTTGTGCGCTTTGCACTCAAGAATTCTCCACGAGATCTGAGTTAACGGAGCACCGAAATCTCCATCTCAAAGTGAAGATATACTCATGCGCCATTTGCCGCAGCATGTTTAGTAGCCCAGGAGCGTTAGAAATCCACATGAAAGATCATGGCATCGAGGACCCGAATGAACGAAACGCCAATATCTCTTGCGTAGAGTACGGTAGTTTAGATGAGGACGTGAGAATCGACGAGAAAGACTCGATGAATGCGAGTGCCATCTCGGATCCCGGTACGCAGATTCACGAGTGCGGCGAATGTGGTAAAGTGCTGTCAAATTATGCCAATCTTCGCCGACATACCAAGATTGCGCATCGGAACGCCAAGATCTACGATTGTGCCGAGTGCTCGCGGATGTTTACGCGTAAGGAGCTGTATGATCACCATATGCAGATCAAACATAACTCAAAGACGATGTTGCAATGTCCTCAATGTCCCAAGAGTTTTGTCTTCCAGTCGAACTTTACTTATCATTTTCGGACTGCCCATCTTGAGAAATCGCAAAACGGTTATGCATGCGACATCTGCGGCAAAGTATTCGTCGAGGAGGCATCTCTGAAAATACACAAGGGCTGGCATAATCGTGCCAACTCTCGTTTGAGCACACGATATATATTGAGCAATCAGAAGACACCTGATGATGAGTTGCAAATAGAGTCGGTCGGCGTCGAACCAGGCGAGAATTCGGAACGACCAGCAAGAGCACGAAAATCATTCCCCAATCCCCCGCTTCAATCACCGACAACTTCATCGGAGGGAAATTTTCAGTGCCAAGTATGCAATGATAAGTTCAACGATGTCACGGAGCTGAGAAATCATCTATGGGACGTACATTGCGCCCGCAACAAGCCGGAGAAGAATTTCTGCAACGATGAACTCCAGTGCGAGCTCTGTACGAATGTCTTTCCTGATCGGGAGACCTTGGCATCACACATGCGGTGGCATAAGGCCAATCCGATTCTCAGCGACATACGAAAGACGTATTCTTGCGATGTGTGCTGTAAGTCTTACAGCTCGAAGAAGGTCTTGTGGAAGCACAAAAAGCTACACAAGGCTACGGTCGTGGCATCGATCAAGTTTCAATCCTTAGCCAGGAAACCGATGGCCAGTCAATTTCTTTGCAACTTTTGTCGAAAGGTCTTCTCCAGCGGCCAATCGTTACAACGGCATAAGCTCAACTTTCATAGTGAGCTGCAGAACCCGCAACGAACGCAGCAACAATTGTACAATAGCAATCGTAAATTATCGTATGAGGATGAGCCGAGAACGAAGCGTATGAAGCTCGAGATCGATGACGATAATCCGCCTAAATTGCCGCCATTTGCTATGGATTTTGCTGGCGAGAGGAGAAAGTCGGTCATGTGCCACTTGTGTAAGAAGATGTTCTCAAATATGAGCGTGCTGTACAAGCATAAACAGACCGTGCATAAACATCGAGCAAGGAAGGATTTGATATTTGAGTGCATACCGATGCCGACTCAAGACGGCAAGTACTCGTGCAACATCTGCTTCAAGGAGTTCCCAGGCCTGTCAAATCTGCGACAGCACTTTACGATCAAGCACAAGAAAGGTTCGGAATCCGGCCATCCGTCGCCGAGCGGCGACACACTCTCCGAACGACCAACGAAGGAATCTGAGTCGCCGGCCCATAAAAGCATCATGTTCAGTTGCAAGCTCTGTAAACAGTGTCATGTCTTCAATAGGGAAGCGCTCATGAATCACATCACCACTGTGCACAACGCGGTATACCAAGCTGATAGCAGGACGTTTCATAGGGAGATCAATCTGGGCGCTTATGTAGTGAAGGGTGCGATCGGCGCTACGTGCCCACGATGCAACGTCAAGTATCCCAACAACCGGGCTCTAAAGATACATTACATTAAGTTCCATGAGAATGCTGATTAA
- the LOC126855786 gene encoding zinc finger protein 62-like isoform X1: protein MEDEDVVEIGNVENVCRLCLSVDEPRFSVFAQDREEDSSGVPLAVKIQACLSIQISATDRLSTLICTNCVKNVNQWHTYKESCQRSQDKLQEWLATQSQPNPTVITIKDEPMDIDYEDNIEIISEITNNLDQQYSSAQTMENEETDNKEVQEIIDETDAEIDAKTDAETDARTDAKVDAHKEDDSETVPSATEMQLDKDQDQMGQQDSTVLRSIKIEPQDDDDTDCTIEVESANGSELLLNPMAVAAKEDTVMEADSTQKSNAASVPPKKKLRRGPHTHFRGTRVFKKKCTHCQIFLHSKHSYMNHMKRFHSKENNGIDNLESISQNDDEEMVEDLEDELVSMEKDSPLTQVQQEIISQLKTFSCYSCEQTFNDRRSTLSHIRQHLPDLRPYTCIACLTEFSDRSMYQLHCGASFECAMKIALVVPKHGNERYFTCNMCLRSMRDRKELLSHLSKHSDKQYEEMMSPARAPPKLKPMAPLPSARSSSDKAQKVVNGPYKNGDPAHNHACDLCGMIYRYRPNMFKHREFCMRLQPENRTSYKCVHCSMTFLVFKKFHTHITVDHKKKEFTCIVCNSKFRSPSDYLTHHENHRAATRGNRQMQEDTSQNEVQIPLKERNRGDAKLAKSRIGGQKYSCALCTQEFSTRSELTEHRNLHLKVKIYSCAICRSMFSSPGALEIHMKDHGIEDPNERNANISCVEYGSLDEDVRIDEKDSMNASAISDPGTQIHECGECGKVLSNYANLRRHTKIAHRNAKIYDCAECSRMFTRKELYDHHMQIKHNSKTMLQCPQCPKSFVFQSNFTYHFRTAHLEKSQNGYACDICGKVFVEEASLKIHKGWHNRANSRLSTRYILSNQKTPDDELQIESVGVEPGENSERPARARKSFPNPPLQSPTTSSEGNFQCQVCNDKFNDVTELRNHLWDVHCARNKPEKNFCNDELQCELCTNVFPDRETLASHMRWHKANPILSDIRKTYSCDVCCKSYSSKKVLWKHKKLHKATVVASIKFQSLARKPMASQFLCNFCRKVFSSGQSLQRHKLNFHSELQNPQRTQQQLYNSNRKLSYEDEPRTKRMKLEIDDDNPPKLPPFAMDFAGERRKSVMCHLCKKMFSNMSVLYKHKQTVHKHRARKDLIFECIPMPTQDGKYSCNICFKEFPGLSNLRQHFTIKHKKGSESGHPSPSGDTLSERPTKESESPAHKSIMFSCKLCKQCHVFNREALMNHITTVHNAVYQADSRTFHREINLGAYVVKGAIGATCPRCNVKYPNNRALKIHYIKFHENAD from the exons ATTTCAGCCACTGATAGGTTGTCTACGCTGATATGCACGAATTGTGTGAAGAATGTTAATCAATGGCATACCTACAAGGAGTCATGTCAGCGTTCACaggataagctacaagaatggCTGGCAACTCAGTCGCAACCAAATCCTACA GTTATAACAATCAAGGATGAGCCAATGGATATTGATTATGAGGACAATATAGAGATTATCTCAGAAATTACCAATAACTTGGATCAACAA TATTCATCAGCTCAAACAATGGAAAATGAGGAGACTGATAATAAGGAAGTGCAAGAAATAATAGATGAAACTGATGCAGAAATTGATGCGAAAACTGATGCGGAAACTGACGCAAGAACTGACGCGAAAGTTGATGCACATAAAGAGGATGATTCGGAAACAGTTCCATCTGCCACTGAGATGCAGCTTGACAAAGATCAAGATCAAATGGGTCAGCAGGATTCTACAGTTCTACgttctattaaaattgaacCACAGGATGACGATGATACCGATTGCACTATCGAAGTAGAATCCGCAAACGGcagtgaattattattaaatcctaTGGCGGTTGCCGCGAAGGAAGATACGGTTATGGAGGCTGATTCTACGCAAAAATCTAATGCGGCTAGCGTGCCGCCCAAAAAGAAACTTAGGCGCGGTCCTCATACTCATTTTAGAGGAACGCGtgtctttaaaaagaaatgcacGCATTGTcagatttttttgcattccAAACATTCATACATGAATCACATGAAGAGATTCCACAGTAAGGAAAATAACGGTATCGACAACTTGGAGTCGATATCGCAGAATGACGACGAAGAGATGGTGGAAGATTTAGAAGACGAGTTGGTTAGTATGGAAAAGGACTCGCCACTAACGCAGGTCCAACAGGAGATTATCAGCCAATTGAAAACATTCTCCTGCTATTCCTGTGAGCAGACATTTAACGATCGGCGTAGCACGCTTTCTCATATACGCCAACATTTGCCGGACTTGAGACCGTATACGTGCATTGCTTGCTTGACTGAATTCTCCGATCGGTCCATGTACCAATTACATTGCGGCGCATCTTTTGAGTGCGCTATGAAGATTGCCCTCGTAGTGCCTAAGCATGGTAACGAGCGGTACTTTACATGTAACATGTGCCTACGTTCAATGCGTGACAGAAAAGAATTGCTGAGTCACTTGTCGAAACATTCTGACAAGCAGTACGAGGAAATGATGTCGCCGGCACGTGCGCCACCCAAACTGAAACCAATGGCGCCGTTGCCATCTGCAAGAAGCAGTTCTGATAAAGCGCAGAAAGTCGTCAACGGACCTTATAAGAACGGCGATCCGGCGCACAATCATGCTTGCGATCTATGTGGTATGATTTACAGATATCGACCCAATATGTTTAAGCATCGCGAATTCTGCATGCGGTTGCAGCCCGAGAATAGAACGTCGTACAAGTGCGTGCATTGTTCCATGACGTTCCTCGTGTTTAAGAAGTTCCATACTCACATCACAGTTGAtcacaaaaagaaagagtttACTTGCATCGTGTGCAATTCAAAATTCCGATCGCCCAGCGATTACTTGACTCATCACGAGAACCATCGCGCAGCGACACGCGGCAATCGTCAGATGCAGGAGGATACGTCACAGAACGAAGTTCAGATACCATTGAAGGAACGGAACCGAGGAGACGCCAAGTTGGCCAAGTCGAGAATTGGCGGTCAGAAATACAGTTGTGCGCTTTGCACTCAAGAATTCTCCACGAGATCTGAGTTAACGGAGCACCGAAATCTCCATCTCAAAGTGAAGATATACTCATGCGCCATTTGCCGCAGCATGTTTAGTAGCCCAGGAGCGTTAGAAATCCACATGAAAGATCATGGCATCGAGGACCCGAATGAACGAAACGCCAATATCTCTTGCGTAGAGTACGGTAGTTTAGATGAGGACGTGAGAATCGACGAGAAAGACTCGATGAATGCGAGTGCCATCTCGGATCCCGGTACGCAGATTCACGAGTGCGGCGAATGTGGTAAAGTGCTGTCAAATTATGCCAATCTTCGCCGACATACCAAGATTGCGCATCGGAACGCCAAGATCTACGATTGTGCCGAGTGCTCGCGGATGTTTACGCGTAAGGAGCTGTATGATCACCATATGCAGATCAAACATAACTCAAAGACGATGTTGCAATGTCCTCAATGTCCCAAGAGTTTTGTCTTCCAGTCGAACTTTACTTATCATTTTCGGACTGCCCATCTTGAGAAATCGCAAAACGGTTATGCATGCGACATCTGCGGCAAAGTATTCGTCGAGGAGGCATCTCTGAAAATACACAAGGGCTGGCATAATCGTGCCAACTCTCGTTTGAGCACACGATATATATTGAGCAATCAGAAGACACCTGATGATGAGTTGCAAATAGAGTCGGTCGGCGTCGAACCAGGCGAGAATTCGGAACGACCAGCAAGAGCACGAAAATCATTCCCCAATCCCCCGCTTCAATCACCGACAACTTCATCGGAGGGAAATTTTCAGTGCCAAGTATGCAATGATAAGTTCAACGATGTCACGGAGCTGAGAAATCATCTATGGGACGTACATTGCGCCCGCAACAAGCCGGAGAAGAATTTCTGCAACGATGAACTCCAGTGCGAGCTCTGTACGAATGTCTTTCCTGATCGGGAGACCTTGGCATCACACATGCGGTGGCATAAGGCCAATCCGATTCTCAGCGACATACGAAAGACGTATTCTTGCGATGTGTGCTGTAAGTCTTACAGCTCGAAGAAGGTCTTGTGGAAGCACAAAAAGCTACACAAGGCTACGGTCGTGGCATCGATCAAGTTTCAATCCTTAGCCAGGAAACCGATGGCCAGTCAATTTCTTTGCAACTTTTGTCGAAAGGTCTTCTCCAGCGGCCAATCGTTACAACGGCATAAGCTCAACTTTCATAGTGAGCTGCAGAACCCGCAACGAACGCAGCAACAATTGTACAATAGCAATCGTAAATTATCGTATGAGGATGAGCCGAGAACGAAGCGTATGAAGCTCGAGATCGATGACGATAATCCGCCTAAATTGCCGCCATTTGCTATGGATTTTGCTGGCGAGAGGAGAAAGTCGGTCATGTGCCACTTGTGTAAGAAGATGTTCTCAAATATGAGCGTGCTGTACAAGCATAAACAGACCGTGCATAAACATCGAGCAAGGAAGGATTTGATATTTGAGTGCATACCGATGCCGACTCAAGACGGCAAGTACTCGTGCAACATCTGCTTCAAGGAGTTCCCAGGCCTGTCAAATCTGCGACAGCACTTTACGATCAAGCACAAGAAAGGTTCGGAATCCGGCCATCCGTCGCCGAGCGGCGACACACTCTCCGAACGACCAACGAAGGAATCTGAGTCGCCGGCCCATAAAAGCATCATGTTCAGTTGCAAGCTCTGTAAACAGTGTCATGTCTTCAATAGGGAAGCGCTCATGAATCACATCACCACTGTGCACAACGCGGTATACCAAGCTGATAGCAGGACGTTTCATAGGGAGATCAATCTGGGCGCTTATGTAGTGAAGGGTGCGATCGGCGCTACGTGCCCACGATGCAACGTCAAGTATCCCAACAACCGGGCTCTAAAGATACATTACATTAAGTTCCATGAGAATGCTGATTAA
- the LOC126858795 gene encoding protein Tob1-like — MHIEVQVALNFVISYLYNKLPRRRVNIFGEELEKALKDKFKGHWYPEKPFKGSAFRCLKTGDPVDPVLERAAKESGVPIQDILENLPAELAVWVDPGEVSYRIGELNAVKILYSETGDPHDETSADREVTKTFNPEAQCFRPIEAVSTSLSGLSLSPKSTSPFSSSLGSNTSNGSSNNQQNGHGSGSSSAPSPTPITSSFKGSPSPVPAFIPRTTAPLTFTTATFAQTKFGSTKLKTSSKRANRMSPTEFSNYIKQRAAMQQQIHHHHHHQQQQQQQHQQPPQQQPPQQQQQQQQVTAAGAAGLPVSQSSPRSRSLSPGSIVAAAGAAQQHTDPSAYFFQHGPAAAAAAAAYHAQFPHRNIFDSSNHGGYLPADLYAGAKFPSSYLDPTALAGHQFYGGGMNGTGATGTGGSVNGAGTGAAGTQSAGSGNLGPIGSATTNAGAAAAAQQQQDKSALVEGLNNFGLGSVAPYPANQYQHLLVAN, encoded by the exons ATGCATATCGAGGTGCAGGTGGCGCTTAACTTCGTGATATCGTATCTCTACAACAAACTGCCGCGCAGACGGGTCAACATCTTCGGCGAGGAGCTCGAGAAGGCGCTCAAGGACAAGTTCAAGGGCCATTGGTATCCGGAGAAACCGTTCAAGGGCTCGGCATTCAGGTGCCTGAAAACTGGCGATCCGGTCGACCCGGTGCTGGAGCGCGCTGCGAAGGAGAGCGGCGTGCCGATCCAGGACATCCTGGAGAACCTGCCGGCTGAACTCGCTGTCTGGGTTGATCCCGGCGAAGTGAGCTATCGAATCGGCGAGTTGAACGCCGTGAAGATCCTGTACTCGGAGACTGGCGACCCGCACGACGAAACCTCGGCCGATCGCGAGGTCACTAAGACTTTCAATCCGGAAGCGCAGTGCTTCAGGCCGATCGAGGCCGTCAGCACGTCCCTGAGCGGTCTCAGCCTCAGCCCCAAGTCCACCTCGCCGTTCTCGAGCTCACTCGGCAGTAACACCAGCAACGGCTCGTCCAACAATCAGCAGAACGGCCACGGGTCCGGCTCCTCGTCGGCACCCTCGCCCACGCCCATCACCAGCTCCTTTAAGGGCTCGCCCAGCCCCGTGCCGGCCTTCATCCCGCGTACCACCGCCCCGCTTACCTTCACCACCGCCACCTTTGCCCAGACCAAGTTTGGCAGTACCAAGCTTAAAACTAGCAGCAAACGCGCCAATAG GATGTCGCCCACCGAGTTCTCAAACTATATAAAGCAGCGCGCAGCGATGCAGCAGCAGATccaccatcaccaccaccatcagcagcaacagcagcagcagcaccaGCAGCCACCGCAGCAGCAGCCaccgcagcagcagcagcagcagcaacaggtGACCGCGGCCGGTGCAGCAGGTCTGCCGGTCTCGCAGAGTTCGCCGCGTAGTCGCAGTCTATCGCCCGGTAGCATAGTCGCCGCGGCGGGTGCCGCGCAACAGCACACGGACCCGAGTGCGTACTTCTTCCAACACGGCCCGGCCGcagcagcggcggcggcggcgtaTCACGCGCAGTTCCCTCATCGCAACATCTTCGACTCGTCGAACCACGGCGGCTATCTGCCGGCCGATCTCTATGCCGGTGCCAAATTCCCATCGTCGTATCTCGACCCGACCGCGCTCGCCGGCCATCAATTTTACGGCGGCGGCATGAACGGAACGGGCGCCACCGGCACCGGCGGCAGCGTGAACGGCGCGGGTACAGGCGCTGCCGGCACTCAGAGCGCTGGCAGCGGTAACCTTGGCCCAATCGGCTCCGCGACGACTAACGCCGGCGCGGCAGCGGCAGCGCAACAGCAACAGGACAAGAGCGCCCTGGTCGAGGGCCTCAACAACTTCGGCCTCGGCTCGGTCGCGCCCTATCCGGCCAATCAGTATCAGCATCTGCTCGTGGCCAACTAA